In Juglans regia cultivar Chandler chromosome 5, Walnut 2.0, whole genome shotgun sequence, the following are encoded in one genomic region:
- the LOC109003855 gene encoding glycosyltransferase BC10-like, whose amino-acid sequence MLSSTPFVLCFSIFLSVPLLFLFAPQVLPPKDVPFLLPYELDDLALFRKANALASSSSSRTRSSTHSRLGTATNPKPKIAFLFLTNSDLYFAPLWEKFFHGYRQLYNIYVHADPSVKITPPGGIFQGRFIKEARKTERASPTLISAARRLLAVAILDDPLNFYFALVSPQCIPLHSFLFVHNFLFRNPVTSWKDAFMSPFPKYRSFIEIISDDLNLPGRYIARGENVMLPEVAFEQFRVGSQFFILNRKHALLVLRDIKLWRKFKMPCLNIDSCYPEEHYFPTLLSMEDPKGCSHYTLTRVNWTHSFDGHPHLYKPEEVSTELLHKLRVSNSSYSYLFARKFSADCLKPLMEISDDIFQD is encoded by the coding sequence ATGTTGTCTTCAACCCCATTTGTCCTCTGCTTTTCCATCTTCCTCTCTGTGCCTCTCCTCTTTCTTTTCGCCCCTCAAGTCCTCCCTCCCAAAGACGTTCCTTTCTTACTTCCATACGAGCTCGATGACCTCGCCCTCTTCCGCAAGGCCAACGCCCTCGCTTCCTCGTCCTCTTCGAGGACGCGCTCCTCCACGCACTCCCGCTTAGGTACTGCCACAAACCCCAAGCCCAAGATCGCTTTTCTTTTCCTCACCAACTCTGATCTCTATTTCGCCCCCTTGTGGGAGAAGTTCTTCCATGGCTACCGTCAGCTGTACAATATCTACGTCCACGCTGATCCCTCCGTCAAAATCACCCCTCCCGGAGGCATATTCCAAGGCCGGTTCATCAAGGAAGCAAGGAAGACCGAGCGGGCTTCGCCGACCCTCATCTCCGCCGCACGTAGACTGCTCGCCGTGGCCATCCTCGACGATCCTTTGAATTTTTACTTTGCCCTCGTTTCCCCCCAATGCATACCGCTCCACTCCTTCCTCTTCGTCCACAACTTCCTCTTCAGAAACCCTGTAACCTCCTGGAAAGATGCGTTCATGTCACCTTTCCCGAAGTACCGCAGCTTCATCGAAATAATCTCCGACGATCTCAACTTGCCCGGTCGCTACATCGCTCGTGGCGAAAACGTCATGCTCCCGGAAGTGGCGTTCGAGCAATTCCGAGTCGGATCTCAGTTTTTCATACTGAACCGTAAGCACGCGTTGCTGGTTCTAAGAGACATCAAGTTGTGGAGGAAGTTCAAGATGCCATGCTTGAACATAGACTCCTGTTACCCCGAGGAGCACTACTTTCCAACTCTTTTGTCCATGGAGGACCCAAAAGGGTGTAGTCACTACACGCTTACGCGGGTGAACTGGACGCACAGTTTTGACGGACACCCCCACTTGTACAAGCCGGAAGAAGTGTCGACGGAGCTTCTACACAAGTTGAGAGTATCAAATTCGAGTTACTCATACCTATTCGCCCGGAAGTTCTCAGCGGATTGCCTGAAGCCGTTGATGGAGATCTCCGATGACATTTTCCAGGACTAA
- the LOC109005597 gene encoding vacuolar protein sorting-associated protein 60.2-like, translating to MKKIFGVKKEKEPPPSINDASDRINKRGDTVDEKIKKLDAELNRYKEQIKRTRPGPAQEAVKARAMRVLKQKRMYEGQRDMLYNQTFNLDQVAFASEGIKDAQQTMSALKSANQELKGMMKSVKIQDIDNMQDEMMDLMDVSNEIQETLGRSYSVPDDIDEEELMGELDALEADMGMETESDGVPSYLQPDKEPDLDSELNLPSAPSGQAIPAGRSHAQAEDELGFPAVPQTTIRG from the exons atgaagaagatctTCGGcgtcaagaaagaaaaagagccCCCTCCTTCCATTAATGATGCCTCCGACAGG ATCAATAAAAGAGGGGATACTGTTGATGAAAAGATCAAAAAGCTCGATGCTGAACTTAATAGATATAAAGAACAGATAAAAAGGACAAGACCTGGTCCTGCTCAAGAAGCTGTTAAAGCTCGAGCCATGAGGGTTCTTAAGCAAAAGCGAAT GTATGAAGGACAACGGGACATGCTGTACAATCAGACGTTCAATCTTGATCAAGTTGCCTTTGCTTCTGAGGGTATTAAAGATGCTCAACAAACT ATGTCAGCTTTGAAATCTGCAAACCAGGAGTTGAAAGGAATGATGAAATCTGTGAAGATCCAAGATATTGAT AACATGCAAGACGAGATGATGGACCTAATGGATGTCAGTAATGAAATTCAAGAGACCCTGGGTAGAAGTTATAGTGTGccagatgacattgatgaggAAGAACTCATGGGtg AGCTTGATGCTTTGGAAGCGGACATGGGAATGGAAACTGAATCTGATGGGGTGCCCTCTTATCTCCAACCTGATAAAGAACCCGATTTGGATTCAGAGCTTAACTTGCCTTCAGCACCCTCGGGGCAAGCCATTCCAGCTGGCAGATCCCATGCCCAG GCTGAGGATGAACTGGGTTTCCCAGCTGTCCCTCAGACAACTATTCGGGGTTAG
- the LOC108987561 gene encoding exocyst complex component EXO70A1-like: protein MGVAVVGTDSLSERAASMRESMQKSQTITDKVVSILGSFDHRLSALETAMRPTQIRTHSIRKAHENIDKTLKAAEVLLTHFDLSSQAERKILRGPHDDLEGYLEAIDQLRGNIQFFSSKKGFKSNDEVLNNANSLLAKAIARLEDEFKQLLSSYSKPVEPDRLFDGLPNSLRPSSVSPGHQRDSSDRNPSNNHSEHRRSNLEDAVYTPPTLIPPRILPLLHDLAKQMVQAGHQHKVLEVYRDTRSSVLEESLEKLGVEKLNKDDVQKMQWEVLEAKIGNWIHFMRIAVKLLFAGERIVCEQIFEGFDSLTDQCYSVVTSSSVSILLSFGDAIARSKRSPEKLFVLLDMYEIMRELQSEIEMKFQGKACSETREAAFGLTKRLAQTAQETFGDFEEAVEKDATKTAVSDGTVHPLTSYVINYVKFLFDYQSTLKQLFQEFDNKDGTQLASVTMRIMQALQNNLDGKSKQYKDPALTHLFLMNNIHYMVRSVRRSEAKDLLGDDWVQRHRRIVQQHANQYKRNAWTKILQCLSIPGLASSGGGSSVGVDGGNSSGVSRALVKDRVKIFNTQFEELHQKQSQWTVPDTELCESLRLAVAEVLLPAYRSFVRRFGPLVENGRNPQRYIKYSADDLERMLGEFFEGKNLSEPRR, encoded by the exons atgggggTGGCGGTTGTAGGCACGGATTCTCTGAGCGAGAGAGCCGCTTCGATGAGAGAGTCGATGCAAAAGAGCCAGACCATCACCGACAAAGTTGTCTCCATCCTCGGCTCCTTTGATCACCGCCTCTCCGCCCTTGAGACCGCCATGCGTCCCACTCAG ATTAGAACGCATTCTATTAGGAAAGCTCACGAGAATATCGACAAGACTTTGAAGGCTGCTGAGGTTTTACTGACCCATTTCGACCTTTCTAGTCAG GCAGAGAGGAAAATACTTAGAGGGCCACATGATGACTTGGAGGGTTATCTAGAAGCAATCGATCAACTAAGAGGCAACATTCAATTTTTTAGCAGCAAGAAAGGCTTTAAAAGTAACGATGAAGTGCTCAACAATGCAAACAGTCTACTTGCTAAGGCTATTGCAAGGCTAGAAGATGAGTTCAAGCAGCTACTATCATCTTACAg CAAACCTGTGGAACCTGATCGTCTTTTCGATGGCCTACCAAACTCATTAAGACCATCTTCAGTATCTCCCGGGCATCAGCGTGACTCTAGTGACAGGAATCCTTCCAATAACCATTCTGAACACCGGAGGAGTAACTTAGAAGATGCTGTATACACTCCTCCAACCCTTATACCTCCACGGATCCTGCCACTGCTGCATGATTTAGCTAAGCAGATGGTTCAAGCTGGCCACCAACATAAGGTGCTCGAAGTTTATAG GGATACCCGTTCTTCAGTTTTGGAAGAAAGTCTTGAAAAATTGGGAGTTGAAAAGCTTAACAAAGATGATGTTCAGAAGATGCAATGGGAAGTTTTAGAGGCCAAAATTGGGAACTGGATTCACTTCATGCGTATTGCT GTCAAACTGCTCTTTGCTGGAGAGAGGATAGTTTGTGAGCAAATATTTGAAGGCTTTGATTCTCTTACAGATCAGTGTTATTCTGTGGTTACTTCAAGTAGTGTTTCGATACTACTTAGTTTTGGTGATGCGATTGCAAGAAGCAAGAGATCCCCAGAGAAGTTGTTTGTACTTTTGGACATGTATGAAATAATGCGGGAGCTTCAGTCTGAG ATTGAAATGAAATTCCAAGGTAAAGCTTGCAGTGAAACAAGAGAAGCCGCCTTTGGTTTGACAAAACGGCTTGCACAGACAGCTCAGGAGACTTTTGGGGATTTTGAAGAAGCTGTTGAAAAGGATGCAACTAAAACTGCTGTATCGGATGGAACTGTCCATCCTTTGACAAGTTATGTAATTAACTATGTAAAGTTCTTGTTTGA CTACCAGTCAACCTTGAAGCAGCTTTTTCAAGAATTTGACAACAAAGATGGAACACAGTTGGCATCTGTAACAATGAGAATAATGCAGGCTCTTCAAAACAATTTGGATGGAAAATCTAAGCAGTATAAAGATCCTGCTTTGACCCACTTGTTTCTCATGAATAATATTCACTATATGGTCCGATCTGTACGCAG GTCAGAAGCCAAGGATTTGTTAGGGGATGATTGGGTGCAAAGACACAGGAGGATTGTGCAGCAGCATGCAAATCAATACAAAAGGAATGCGTGGACAAAG ATTCTTCAGTGCCTCTCCATTCCAGGCCTAGCCTCATCTGGGGGTGGAAGTTCGGTGGGTGTTGATGGAGGAAATAGTAGTGGAGTTTCAAGAGCATTGGTCAAGGATAG GGTCAAGATATTCAATACGCAATTTGAGGAACTTCATCAAAAGCAATCGCAGTGGACAGTGCCTGACACCGAGTTGTGCGAGTCTCTGAGACTTGCAGTTGCAGAAGTCTTGTTGCCTGCCTACAGATCTTTTGTAAGACGTTTCGG GCCTCTCGTCGAGAATGGAAGGAACCCTCAAAGGTACATCAAGTACTCGGCAGACGATCTTGAACGAATGTTGGGTGAATTTTTTGAGggaaagaacttgagtgaacCCAGGCGGTAG